The Meles meles chromosome 6, mMelMel3.1 paternal haplotype, whole genome shotgun sequence genome has a window encoding:
- the PRPF39 gene encoding pre-mRNA-processing factor 39 isoform X1 translates to MQNSHMDEYRNSSNGSTGNSSEVVVEQSADFSTEIMNVTEMEQSPDGSPNVNAAAEENEVTNAVDLPVTETEANFPPEYEKFWKTVENNPQDFTGWVYLLQYVEQENHLMAARKAFDKFFIHYPYCYGYWKKYADLEKRHDNIKQSDEVYRRGLQAIPLSVDLWIHYINFLKETLDPGDPETNSTIRGTFEHAVLAAGTDFRSDRLWEMYINWENEQGNLREVTAIYDRILGIPTQLYSHHFQRFKEHVQNNLPRDLLTGEQFIQLRRELASVNGHSGDDGPPGDDLPSGIEDITDPAKLITEIENMRHRIIEIHQEMFNYNEHEVSKRWTFEEGIKRPYFHVKPLEKAQLKNWKEYLEFEIENGTHERVVVLFERCVISCALYEEFWIKYAKYMENHSIEGVRHVFSRACTIHLPKKPMVHMLWAAFEEQQGNINEARNILRTFEECVLGLAMVRLRRVSLERRHGNMEEAEHLLQDAIKNARSNNESSFYAIKLARHLFKIQKNLPKSRKVLLEAIERDKENTKLYLNLLEMEYSGDLKQNEENILNCFDRAIHGSLPIKMRITFSQRKVEFLEDFGSDVNKLLNAYDEHQTLLKEQDSLKRKAENGSEEPEEKKVHTEDTTSSSTQMIDGDLQANQAAYNYSAWYQYNYQNPWNYGQYYPPPPT, encoded by the exons ATGCAAAATTCTCACATGGATGAGTACAGAAATTCTAGTAATGGCAGCACAGGCAACAGTTCAGAGGTAGTGGTAGAACAGTCTGCTGATTTCAGTACTGAGATTATGAATGTGACGGAAATGGAACAGTCCCCTGATGGATCTCCTAATGTGAATGCAGctgcagaagaaaatgaagtaacAAACGCTGTGGACCTTCCAGTGACAGAAACAGAAGCAAATTTCCCTCCAGAGTatgaaaaattctggaaaactgTAGAAAACAATCCTCAGGATTTTACAGGCTGGGTATATTTGCTTCAGTATGTAGAACAGGAG aATCACTTGATGGCTGCcaggaaagcatttgacaaatttttCATACACTACCCATATTGCTATGGTTACTGGAAAAAGTATGCAGACCTTGAAAAGCGGCATGACAACATTAAACAATCAGATGAG GTATATCGACGGGGGCTTCAGGCAATACCTCTTAGTGTTGATCTATGGATACATTATATAAACTTCTTAAAAGAGACATTGGACCCTGGTGATCCTGAGACAAACAGTACAATAAGAGG GACTTTCGAGCACGCTGTTCTAGCTGCAGGAACAGATTTCCGATCTGACAGACTGTGGGAAATGTATATAAACTGGGAAAATGAACAGGGTAACCTGAGAGAAGTTACAGCTATATATGATCGTATTCTTGGTATTCCAACACAGCTGTATAGTCACCATTTTCAGAG ATTTAAAGAACATGTACAGAATAACTTGCCTAGAGATCTGTTAACTGGTGAACAGTTTATTCAGCTGCGAAGGGAATTAGCTTCTGTAAATGGACATAGTGGTGATGATGGTCCTCCTGGTGATGATCTACCGTCGGGAATTGAAGACATTACCGATCCAGCAAAG cttattacagaaatagaaaacatgagaCATAGAATCATTGAAATTCATCAAGAAATGTTTAATTATAATGAGCATGAAGTCAGTAAAAGGTGGACATTTGAAGAAGGt ATTAAAAGACCTTATTTTCATGTGAAACCATTGGAAAAGGCACAActaaaaaactggaaagaatacTTAGAATTTGAAATTGAAAATGGGACTCATGAACGAGTTGTGGTTCTCTTTGAAAGATGtgtcatatcatgtgccctctaTGAGGAGTTTTGGATTAAG TATGCCAAGTACATGGAAAACCATAGCATTGAAGGAGTGAGGCATGTCTTCAGCAGAGCTTGCACTATTCATCTCCCAAAGAAACCCATGGTGCATATGCTTTGGGCAGCTTTTGAGGAACAGCAGG GTAATATTAACGAAGCCAGGAATATCTTGAGAACATTTGAAGAATGTGTTCTAGGATTGGCAATGGTTCGTTTGAGAAGAGTAAGTTTAGAGCGACGGCATGGAAATATGGAAGAAGCTGAACATTTGCTTCAGGATGCCATTAAGAATGCCAGATCAAATAATGAATCATCGTTTTATGCTATCAAACTAGCTCGGcatcttttcaaaatacaaaaaaaccttccaaaaTCAAGAAAGGTGCTTTTGGAAGCGATCGAAAGAGACAaa GAGAATACAAAGTTATACCTCAATTTACTTGAAATGGAATATAGTGGTGACctcaaacaaaatgaagaaaatatcttaaattgTTTTGACAGAGCTATACATGGTTCATTACCTATTAAAATGAGAATTACATTTTCTCAGAGAAAAGTGGAATTTCTTGAAGATTTTGGTTCAGATGTTAATAA gcTTCTGAATGCTTATGATGAACATCAAACACTCCTAAAAGAACAGGATTCTTTaaagaggaaagcagaaaatGG